A genomic region of Candidatus Pseudomonas phytovorans contains the following coding sequences:
- the dusA gene encoding tRNA dihydrouridine(20/20a) synthase DusA, which translates to MNDTTANPGSKPETTRPEPSRRFSVAPMMDWTDRHCRFFLRLLSRQTLLYTEMVTTGALLHNDAHRFLRHDASEHPLALQLGGSVPADLAACARLAEQAGYDEVNLNVGCPSDRVQNNMIGACLMAHPALVADCVKAMRDAVSTPITVKHRIGINGRDSYAELCDFVGQVREAGCRSFTVHARIAILEGLSPKENREVPPLRYDVAAQLKADFPDLEIVLNGGIKTLEECQAHLETFDGVMLGREAYHNPYLLAEVDQQLFGSEAPVISRSQALAQLRPYIVAHMESGGAMHHVTRHILGLAQGFKGARRFRQLLSADIHKAAEPLAVFDQAVELLHGR; encoded by the coding sequence TTGAACGATACGACCGCTAACCCAGGCTCTAAGCCAGAAACCACGCGCCCTGAGCCGTCACGCCGCTTCAGCGTTGCACCGATGATGGATTGGACCGACCGCCACTGCCGGTTCTTCCTGCGCCTGCTCTCCAGGCAAACGCTGCTCTACACCGAAATGGTCACCACCGGTGCCCTGCTGCACAACGACGCCCACCGCTTCCTGCGCCACGATGCCTCCGAGCACCCGTTGGCGCTGCAACTTGGCGGCAGCGTGCCGGCCGACCTGGCCGCGTGCGCACGCCTGGCCGAGCAAGCGGGCTACGACGAGGTCAACCTCAATGTCGGCTGCCCGAGCGACCGGGTGCAGAACAACATGATCGGCGCCTGCCTGATGGCGCATCCGGCGCTGGTGGCCGATTGCGTGAAGGCCATGCGTGATGCGGTATCGACCCCGATAACGGTCAAGCACCGCATTGGCATCAATGGCCGCGACAGCTATGCCGAACTGTGCGACTTCGTCGGGCAGGTGCGCGAGGCGGGGTGCCGGAGTTTTACCGTGCATGCGCGTATCGCCATTCTGGAAGGGCTGTCGCCGAAGGAGAACCGCGAGGTTCCGCCGCTGCGCTATGACGTGGCAGCGCAGTTGAAGGCGGACTTCCCGGACCTGGAGATTGTGCTTAACGGCGGGATCAAGACCCTGGAAGAATGCCAGGCGCACCTTGAAACCTTCGACGGTGTGATGCTGGGGCGTGAGGCGTACCACAACCCTTACCTGCTGGCCGAGGTTGACCAGCAGCTGTTTGGCAGCGAGGCACCGGTAATCAGCCGTAGCCAGGCGCTGGCGCAATTGCGGCCCTATATTGTGGCGCACATGGAAAGTGGTGGCGCGATGCACCATGTTACCCGGCATATCCTGGGGCTGGCCCAAGGCTTCAAGGGGGCGCGGCGCTTCCGTCAGCTGCTGTCGGCAGACATTCACAAAGCGGCTGAGCCGTTGGCGGTGTTTGATCAGGCGGTGGAGTTGTTGCACGGGCGGTGA
- the tal gene encoding transaldolase produces the protein MTSKLEQLKQFTTVVADTGDLDAITRLKPVDATTNPSLLLKAAAIPGYADLLKQVKGDAKGDVDLACDKFAVAVGSGILKVIPGRISTEVDARLSFDEPALVAKAHKLIELYEKAGVGRDRVLIKLASTWEGIRAAEQLEKEGIQTNLTLLFSFAQAQACADAGVFLISPFVGRIYDWYKKSTGKEYVGAEDPGVQSVTRIYNYYKANGYNTVVMGASFRNIGQIEHLAGCDRLTISPELLQQLSDDQGELPRVLKPGNAGEAKQQLNESQFRWAMNEDAMGTEKLAEGIRQFARDQEKLEKLMAEKA, from the coding sequence ATGACTTCCAAGCTGGAACAACTCAAGCAGTTCACCACTGTGGTCGCCGACACCGGGGACCTGGATGCCATCACCCGCCTGAAGCCGGTCGATGCCACCACCAACCCGTCGCTGTTGCTCAAGGCCGCCGCCATCCCCGGCTACGCCGACCTGCTCAAGCAGGTGAAGGGTGATGCCAAAGGTGATGTCGACCTGGCCTGCGACAAGTTCGCGGTGGCCGTGGGTTCGGGCATTCTCAAGGTCATTCCGGGGCGTATCTCCACCGAAGTGGATGCTCGTCTGTCGTTCGATGAACCGGCGCTGGTGGCCAAAGCGCACAAGCTGATCGAGCTGTATGAAAAAGCCGGCGTTGGCCGTGATCGCGTACTGATCAAACTGGCTTCCACCTGGGAAGGCATCCGCGCCGCGGAGCAGCTGGAAAAGGAAGGCATCCAGACCAACCTCACCCTGCTGTTCTCCTTCGCCCAGGCCCAGGCCTGTGCCGATGCCGGGGTTTTCCTGATTTCACCGTTTGTGGGCCGTATCTACGACTGGTACAAGAAGAGCACCGGCAAGGAATACGTGGGCGCCGAAGACCCTGGCGTGCAGTCGGTGACGCGCATCTACAACTACTACAAGGCCAATGGCTACAACACCGTGGTCATGGGCGCCAGCTTCCGCAATATCGGCCAGATCGAGCACTTGGCCGGCTGCGACCGCCTGACCATCAGCCCCGAGCTGTTGCAGCAGTTGAGCGATGACCAAGGTGAACTGCCGCGCGTGCTCAAGCCGGGCAATGCCGGCGAGGCCAAGCAGCAGCTGAATGAAAGCCAGTTCCGCTGGGCGATGAACGAAGATGCCATGGGCACCGAGAAACTGGCCGAGGGTATTCGCCAGTTTGCGCGGGATCAGGAGAAGCTGGAGAAATTGATGGCTGAAAAAGCCTGA
- a CDS encoding alkaline phosphatase D family protein codes for MTPSTPLPLILAGPVLRRLEPQRLAIWLVATQPLQPEFILTANETTVDCQVVPVGQHAFIHLLDIHFANPLPCNQQLDYDLLINGQGIAGWAPHLLYPGTQRPSLVLRDRLDHLLHGSCRKPHHPAADGLLCADRLLLACQQPEDRPAVLLMTGDQVYADDVAGPMLRAIHSLIERLGLFDEHLEGAVVPDSQALYQHPASYYHRADLLPAQETNETLRERFFGGKRKPIFSSSNADNHLVTFAEVMAMYLLVWSPVPWQLVDMAMPSGLSDQRQARYRQEQPLIQAFAGNLGQVARVMAHLPCLMIFDDHDITDDWNLSAQWEETAYGHPFSRRIIGNALLGYLLCQAWGNDPDSCKSLVSQCQTLCSQCQTLCSQARDELIGELLRFQGWQFSLPTNPPLLVLDTRTRRWRSESNLAKPSGLLDWEALSELQQALLDHPSAVIVSPAPIFGVKLIESVQKVFSWLGYPLLVDAENWMAHRGAAQVILNIFRHSRTPGHYVVLSGDVHYSFVYEVLIRHRQRSPHLWQVTSSGIKNEFPRRLLDVLDRLNRWLYAPRSPLNWFTKRREMEVVPRTPSHSKAGERLWNGAGLGQVFFDEQGRPMRVYQLDAGGGEATEFIG; via the coding sequence ATGACCCCCTCTACTCCATTGCCCCTTATCCTCGCTGGCCCAGTGCTGCGCCGCCTGGAACCCCAGCGCCTGGCCATCTGGCTGGTCGCTACACAACCGCTGCAACCCGAGTTCATCCTCACGGCAAACGAGACCACGGTGGATTGCCAGGTCGTCCCGGTCGGCCAGCACGCCTTCATCCACCTGCTGGATATCCACTTCGCCAACCCTCTGCCCTGCAACCAGCAACTCGACTACGACCTGCTGATCAACGGCCAAGGCATCGCTGGCTGGGCGCCGCACCTGCTCTACCCCGGCACCCAGCGCCCAAGCCTGGTGCTGCGCGACCGGCTCGACCACTTGCTGCACGGTTCCTGCCGCAAGCCGCACCACCCCGCTGCAGATGGCCTGCTGTGTGCTGACCGCCTGCTGCTGGCCTGCCAGCAGCCTGAAGACCGCCCGGCTGTGCTGCTGATGACCGGTGACCAAGTGTACGCCGACGATGTCGCCGGCCCGATGCTGCGTGCCATCCATAGCCTGATCGAGCGCCTGGGCCTGTTCGACGAGCACCTGGAGGGCGCCGTGGTGCCCGATAGCCAGGCGCTGTACCAGCACCCGGCCAGCTACTATCACCGCGCCGACCTGCTGCCAGCGCAGGAAACCAACGAAACGCTGCGCGAGCGTTTTTTTGGCGGCAAGCGCAAGCCGATCTTCTCGTCCAGCAACGCCGACAACCACCTGGTGACCTTTGCCGAGGTCATGGCCATGTACCTGCTGGTGTGGTCACCCGTGCCCTGGCAGCTGGTGGACATGGCCATGCCCAGTGGGCTCAGCGACCAGCGCCAGGCCCGTTACCGGCAGGAGCAGCCGCTGATCCAGGCATTTGCCGGGAACCTCGGCCAGGTGGCTCGGGTGATGGCCCACCTGCCCTGCCTGATGATCTTCGACGACCACGACATCACCGATGACTGGAACCTCTCGGCACAGTGGGAAGAAACCGCCTATGGCCACCCTTTCTCGCGGCGGATCATCGGCAATGCCCTGCTCGGCTACCTGCTGTGTCAGGCCTGGGGCAACGATCCGGACAGCTGCAAGTCACTGGTCAGCCAATGCCAGACACTGTGCAGCCAATGCCAGACACTGTGCAGCCAGGCCCGCGATGAACTGATCGGCGAACTGCTGCGTTTTCAGGGCTGGCAATTCAGCCTGCCGACAAACCCACCTTTGCTGGTACTGGACACCCGTACCCGCCGCTGGCGCAGTGAAAGCAACCTGGCAAAGCCGTCTGGCCTGCTGGACTGGGAAGCGCTTAGCGAGTTGCAGCAAGCGCTGCTCGACCACCCGTCAGCTGTCATCGTCTCGCCTGCGCCGATTTTTGGTGTGAAGTTGATCGAAAGCGTGCAGAAGGTGTTCAGCTGGCTGGGCTACCCACTCTTGGTGGATGCCGAAAACTGGATGGCGCACCGGGGCGCGGCGCAGGTGATCCTAAACATCTTCCGCCACTCGCGTACACCGGGGCACTACGTGGTGTTGTCCGGGGATGTGCACTACTCGTTCGTCTATGAAGTGCTGATCCGCCACCGCCAGCGCAGCCCGCATTTGTGGCAGGTGACCAGTAGCGGGATCAAGAACGAGTTCCCCCGGCGCCTGCTGGATGTGCTCGACCGGCTCAACCGCTGGCTGTATGCGCCGCGTTCGCCACTCAACTGGTTTACCAAGCGCCGGGAGATGGAAGTGGTGCCGCGTACGCCCAGCCACAGCAAGGCCGGGGAGCGCTTGTGGAATGGCGCGGGGCTGGGGCAGGTGTTCTTTGATGAACAGGGGCGCCCGATGCGTGTGTATCAGCTGGATGCGGGCGGGGGTGAGGCTACCGAGTTCATTGGTTGA
- a CDS encoding STAS domain-containing protein has product MSTGRIQFAEQSGTFVLKFVGEVRLTLCSALDATIEKIFTALNFSAIVIDLTETESIDSTTLGLLAKLSILSRQKVGLLPTVVTTNPDISRLLQSMGFDQVFNIVDRPIPCPECLTDLPSQDQNEDVVRSKVLEAHKILMGLNDSNREAFHDLVNALERT; this is encoded by the coding sequence ATGAGTACCGGTAGAATCCAGTTCGCCGAGCAGAGCGGCACCTTCGTACTGAAGTTCGTCGGTGAAGTGCGCCTGACCCTGTGTTCGGCGCTGGATGCCACGATCGAGAAGATTTTCACTGCCTTGAACTTCTCGGCGATTGTCATCGACCTGACCGAAACCGAGAGTATCGACAGCACCACCTTGGGCCTGCTGGCCAAGTTGTCGATCCTGTCGCGGCAGAAGGTCGGTTTGTTGCCGACCGTGGTTACCACCAACCCGGACATTTCCCGGTTGTTGCAGTCGATGGGCTTCGATCAGGTGTTCAACATCGTCGATCGCCCGATCCCATGCCCTGAGTGCCTGACCGACCTGCCATCGCAGGACCAGAACGAAGACGTGGTGCGCTCCAAGGTACTGGAGGCGCACAAGATCCTCATGGGCCTTAACGACTCCAACCGCGAAGCCTTCCACGACCTGGTCAATGCGCTGGAGCGGACCTGA
- a CDS encoding SpoIIE family protein phosphatase gives MQKTSATLLIIDDDDVVRASLAAYLEDSGFSVLQAGNGQQGLQVFEEHQPDLVICDLRMPQMGGLELIRQVSERAPQLPVIVVSGAGVMSDAVEALRLGAADYLIKPLEDLAVLEHSVRRALDRSRLVLENQRYRDKLETANRELEASLHLLQEDQTAGRQVQMNMLPESPWVAGEFAFEHQIIPSLYLSGDFVDYFRVDERRIAFYLADVSGHGASSAFVTVLLKFMTTRLMFELKRSRMREFKPSEVLSHINRGLINSKLGKHVTMVGGVIDEEAGLLTYAVGGHLPLPVLYTPGHTRYLEGRGLPVGLFDEATYQDLVVELPPQFSLSLMSDGILDLLPGDTLKDKEAALPEIVKAAGGSLDGLRQRFGLATLGEMPDDIALLVLSRNLQ, from the coding sequence ATGCAGAAAACCAGTGCAACGCTGCTGATTATCGATGACGACGACGTGGTCCGTGCGAGCCTCGCCGCCTATCTTGAAGACAGTGGCTTCAGCGTCCTCCAGGCCGGTAATGGCCAGCAGGGGCTTCAGGTCTTCGAAGAACACCAGCCTGACCTTGTGATCTGCGATCTGCGCATGCCGCAGATGGGCGGCCTCGAACTGATTCGTCAGGTCAGCGAGCGTGCGCCGCAGTTGCCGGTAATCGTGGTGTCCGGTGCCGGGGTCATGAGTGATGCGGTAGAAGCCTTGCGCCTGGGCGCCGCCGACTACCTGATCAAGCCGCTGGAAGACCTGGCCGTGCTTGAGCACTCGGTGCGCCGTGCCCTCGACCGGTCGCGCCTGGTGCTGGAAAACCAGCGCTACCGTGACAAGCTCGAAACCGCCAACCGCGAGCTGGAGGCCAGCCTGCACCTGCTGCAGGAGGACCAGACCGCTGGTCGCCAGGTGCAGATGAACATGCTGCCGGAAAGCCCCTGGGTGGCCGGCGAGTTCGCCTTCGAGCACCAGATCATCCCGTCGTTGTACCTGTCGGGTGATTTTGTCGACTACTTCCGGGTGGACGAGCGGCGCATTGCCTTCTACCTCGCCGATGTTTCCGGGCATGGCGCGTCGTCGGCCTTTGTCACCGTGCTGTTGAAATTCATGACCACGCGCCTCATGTTCGAGCTCAAGCGCAGCAGGATGCGCGAGTTCAAGCCGTCGGAAGTACTCAGCCACATCAACCGCGGCCTGATCAATAGCAAACTGGGCAAGCATGTCACCATGGTCGGCGGGGTGATCGACGAAGAGGCTGGCCTGCTGACCTACGCCGTTGGCGGTCATCTGCCGTTGCCGGTGCTGTACACCCCCGGGCACACCCGCTACCTGGAGGGCCGCGGCCTGCCGGTGGGTCTGTTCGATGAGGCTACCTACCAGGACCTGGTGGTCGAGCTGCCACCGCAGTTCAGCCTCAGCCTGATGTCCGATGGCATTCTGGACCTTTTGCCGGGTGATACGCTCAAAGATAAAGAGGCTGCCTTGCCGGAGATCGTCAAGGCAGCAGGTGGCAGCCTGGATGGGCTGCGTCAACGATTCGGATTAGCTACGCTTGGGGAGATGCCGGATGATATCGCCCTATTGGTGTTGAGCAGGAACCTTCAATGA
- a CDS encoding PilZ domain-containing protein has translation MPHTPSSHSEKRDFMRMRIDTGVTLLHEGQVIAAVCLDLSSGGMQVQAPQRFLVGDHVEVQIDSDHPALKGLHASTEVVWIADQPDGQQKFGLRVLAMH, from the coding sequence ATGCCCCACACGCCATCAAGCCACAGCGAAAAACGCGATTTCATGCGCATGCGCATCGACACCGGGGTCACCCTGCTGCACGAAGGTCAGGTGATCGCAGCCGTGTGCCTGGACCTGTCCAGCGGCGGCATGCAGGTGCAGGCCCCACAGCGCTTTCTGGTGGGGGATCATGTTGAAGTGCAGATCGACTCCGACCACCCGGCGCTGAAGGGGCTGCATGCCAGCACCGAAGTGGTGTGGATTGCCGACCAGCCGGATGGGCAGCAAAAGTTCGGGTTGCGCGTGCTGGCCATGCATTGA
- a CDS encoding VacJ family lipoprotein, which translates to MRRIGASVIERVTQACVCASMLLAPVAATQAATEEDPWEAVNRPIFRFNDTLDTYALKPLAKGYQAVTPQFLEDGIHNIFRNLGDVTNLANDVLQLKPHAAGVDTARLIVNTTFGLGGFFDVGTKMGLQRNDEDFGQTLGYWGVPSGPYVVIPLLGPSTVRDGVAKYPDTYTKPYRYIDHVPTRNSIFALDVIDTRAGLLSAEKLIQGDKYIFIRNAYLQNREFKVKDGEVEDDF; encoded by the coding sequence ATGCGTAGGATCGGTGCCAGTGTGATCGAACGAGTCACCCAGGCCTGTGTCTGCGCCAGCATGCTGCTGGCGCCCGTGGCAGCCACCCAGGCAGCCACCGAGGAAGATCCCTGGGAAGCGGTCAATCGCCCGATCTTCCGCTTCAACGATACCCTCGATACCTATGCCCTCAAGCCGTTGGCCAAGGGCTACCAGGCGGTCACCCCGCAGTTCCTTGAAGACGGTATCCACAACATCTTCCGCAACCTGGGTGATGTGACCAACCTGGCCAACGACGTGCTGCAGCTCAAGCCCCATGCGGCGGGCGTGGACACTGCGCGCCTGATCGTCAACACCACTTTCGGCCTGGGCGGTTTCTTTGACGTGGGCACCAAGATGGGCCTGCAGCGCAACGACGAGGACTTCGGCCAGACCTTGGGCTACTGGGGGGTGCCGAGCGGCCCTTACGTGGTCATCCCGCTGCTGGGGCCAAGCACCGTGCGTGACGGCGTAGCCAAGTACCCGGACACCTACACCAAGCCCTACCGTTACATCGACCACGTGCCGACGCGTAACTCGATCTTCGCGCTGGACGTGATCGATACCCGTGCCGGCCTGCTGTCGGCCGAGAAGCTGATTCAGGGTGACAAGTACATCTTCATTCGTAACGCCTACCTGCAGAACCGCGAGTTCAAGGTCAAGGATGGCGAAGTCGAAGACGACTTCTGA
- a CDS encoding phosphonoacetaldehyde phosphonohydrolase-related protein, which translates to MDAAPAFTAVLFGLRGCLVQAANGGAPSPAPGALATLANLRQHQVPCIWLDDLGVTQSKRLAHVLPDWLPGHSVNGVRWPAPNACWQALMTLDSERLDGCVLVSGDPRLLQSGLNAGLWTVGLAACSPFCDRSSRQWQAMTLQQQDVARGKATLELFGLGVHSVIDHLEALDTCLQDIAQRRRKGEKP; encoded by the coding sequence ATGGACGCTGCACCCGCCTTCACTGCTGTGTTGTTCGGCTTGCGCGGCTGCCTGGTGCAGGCCGCCAATGGCGGCGCCCCCTCGCCTGCCCCCGGCGCCCTGGCGACCCTCGCCAACCTGCGTCAGCACCAGGTGCCGTGCATCTGGCTGGATGACCTTGGCGTCACCCAAAGCAAGCGCCTGGCCCACGTACTGCCCGACTGGTTGCCGGGGCATTCAGTGAACGGCGTTCGCTGGCCGGCCCCGAACGCCTGCTGGCAGGCACTGATGACCCTGGACAGCGAACGCCTGGACGGCTGCGTACTGGTCAGCGGCGACCCGCGCCTACTGCAGTCCGGCCTTAACGCGGGCTTGTGGACGGTGGGCCTGGCCGCGTGCAGCCCGTTCTGCGATCGCAGCTCGCGGCAATGGCAAGCCATGACCTTGCAACAACAGGACGTGGCCCGCGGCAAGGCCACGCTGGAACTGTTCGGGCTGGGCGTGCACTCGGTGATCGACCACCTCGAAGCGCTGGACACCTGCCTGCAGGACATCGCCCAGCGCCGGCGCAAAGGTGAAAAACCCTGA
- a CDS encoding DUF4404 family protein, with protein sequence MPARELQERLNNLREQLDRNVPLSEEELVALHEEARQIEAQLKLEEATPDNNLVDNVHLAIERFEADHPDATATLRSIVNSLHSMGI encoded by the coding sequence ATGCCTGCCCGCGAATTGCAAGAGCGCCTGAACAACTTGCGCGAGCAACTGGACCGCAACGTACCGCTTTCGGAAGAGGAATTGGTTGCGTTGCACGAAGAAGCGCGCCAGATCGAAGCGCAGCTGAAGCTTGAAGAAGCCACGCCGGACAACAACCTGGTCGATAACGTCCATCTGGCGATCGAACGTTTCGAAGCTGATCACCCGGACGCAACCGCGACCCTGCGCAGCATCGTCAACTCGTTGCACAGCATGGGCATTTAA
- the queF gene encoding NADPH-dependent 7-cyano-7-deazaguanine reductase QueF (Catalyzes the NADPH-dependent reduction of 7-cyano-7-deazaguanine (preQ0) to 7-aminomethyl-7-deazaguanine (preQ1) in queuosine biosynthesis) — MHPAAEHSPLGKSSEYIATYSPEQLFPIPRTAKWAELGVTAQTLPWQGVDYWNCFELSWLLPSGKPVVAIGEFAIPADSPNIIESKSFKLYLNSLNQTAFASLGELQACLEKDLSAAAGKPVGVKVRTLAEVEAQGVVALPGLCIDALDVAISNYEQPQPELLRCSPERVVEETLHSHLLKSNCPVTGQPDWGSVVVEYKGGALDHASLLTYLISFRQHADFHEQCVERIYLDLKNLLQPEHLTVYARYVRRGGLDINPYRSTGAINPDNKRLVRQ, encoded by the coding sequence ATGCACCCTGCTGCCGAACACTCTCCGCTGGGCAAGTCCAGCGAATACATCGCCACCTACTCCCCGGAGCAGCTGTTCCCGATTCCGCGTACCGCCAAGTGGGCCGAGCTGGGCGTCACCGCGCAGACCTTGCCTTGGCAGGGCGTGGATTACTGGAATTGCTTCGAACTGAGCTGGTTGCTGCCGTCGGGCAAACCGGTGGTGGCAATCGGCGAGTTCGCCATCCCTGCCGATTCGCCGAACATCATCGAGTCCAAGTCGTTCAAGCTGTACCTCAACTCGCTGAACCAGACGGCGTTCGCCTCGCTGGGCGAATTGCAGGCCTGCCTGGAGAAAGACCTGTCCGCCGCCGCCGGCAAGCCGGTGGGTGTGAAGGTGCGTACCTTGGCTGAAGTCGAGGCCCAGGGCGTGGTGGCCTTGCCTGGGCTGTGCATCGATGCATTGGACGTTGCCATCAGCAACTACGAGCAACCGCAGCCAGAGCTGCTGCGCTGCAGCCCGGAGCGCGTGGTGGAAGAAACCTTGCACAGCCACCTGCTGAAGTCCAACTGCCCGGTTACCGGCCAGCCGGATTGGGGCAGCGTGGTGGTCGAGTACAAAGGCGGGGCGCTGGACCACGCCAGCCTGCTGACCTACCTGATCAGCTTCCGCCAGCATGCCGACTTCCATGAGCAGTGCGTCGAGCGCATTTACCTGGATTTGAAGAACCTGCTGCAGCCGGAGCACCTGACCGTGTATGCGCGGTATGTACGCCGGGGTGGGCTGGATATCAACCCGTACCGTAGCACCGGGGCGATCAACCCGGATAACAAGCGCCTGGTGCGTCAATAA
- a CDS encoding cupredoxin family protein, with product MKRLFIAATLALASLPTLASEAQTFAFGEPAPAVKATRMVNVVLKDIAFEPKSLQVKAGETVRFVLVNEGKLPHEFNLGDKAMHAEHQKEMVAMQGKMFTEAMNHEGMDHGQMMDHGGAHGHAGGNTVLVMPGQRAELTWTFRKSAPIEFACNVPGHYQAGMVGALTVE from the coding sequence ATGAAACGCCTGTTCATTGCCGCCACCCTTGCCCTGGCCAGCCTGCCGACCCTTGCCAGCGAGGCGCAAACCTTCGCTTTTGGCGAGCCGGCCCCGGCGGTCAAGGCCACGCGAATGGTCAACGTGGTGCTCAAGGACATTGCTTTCGAGCCCAAGAGCCTGCAGGTAAAAGCCGGCGAGACGGTGCGTTTCGTGCTGGTCAACGAGGGCAAGCTGCCGCATGAATTCAATTTGGGTGACAAGGCCATGCACGCCGAGCACCAGAAGGAAATGGTCGCCATGCAGGGCAAGATGTTCACCGAGGCAATGAACCATGAAGGCATGGACCACGGTCAGATGATGGATCACGGCGGCGCCCATGGCCACGCTGGTGGCAACACTGTGCTGGTCATGCCCGGCCAGCGCGCCGAGCTGACCTGGACTTTCCGCAAGTCGGCGCCTATCGAGTTTGCCTGCAACGTGCCGGGGCATTACCAGGCGGGTATGGTTGGGGCGTTGACCGTCGAGTGA
- the cinR gene encoding two-component system response regulator CinR codes for MKLLIVEDQARTGQYLSQGLSEAGFSTELATDGETGQFLALTGDHDLLILDVMLPGRDGWQILQAVRQAGLDTPVLFLTARDAVEDRVHGLELGADDYLVKPFAFSELLARVRSLLRRGTSPSQDTTLSLADLRLDLIRRRAERAGQRIDLTAKEFALLELLLRRQGEVLPKSLIASQVWDMNFDSDTNVIEVAIRRLRLKIDDPHPNKLIHTVRGMGYVLEERTE; via the coding sequence ATGAAACTGCTGATCGTCGAAGACCAGGCCCGCACCGGCCAGTACCTGAGCCAGGGTTTGAGCGAGGCCGGTTTCAGTACCGAGCTGGCCACCGATGGCGAAACCGGCCAGTTCCTGGCCCTGACCGGTGACCACGACCTGTTGATCCTGGACGTGATGCTGCCCGGACGTGACGGCTGGCAGATTCTTCAGGCCGTGCGCCAGGCCGGACTGGACACGCCGGTGCTGTTCCTGACCGCCCGCGACGCCGTCGAGGACCGCGTGCATGGCCTGGAACTGGGGGCCGACGACTACCTGGTCAAGCCGTTCGCCTTCTCCGAACTGCTGGCCCGGGTGCGCAGCCTGCTGCGCCGTGGCACAAGCCCCAGCCAGGACACCACCCTGAGCCTGGCCGACCTGCGCCTGGACCTGATCCGCCGCCGCGCCGAGCGCGCCGGCCAGCGCATTGACCTGACCGCCAAGGAATTCGCCCTGCTTGAACTGCTGCTGCGCCGCCAGGGTGAGGTATTGCCAAAATCGCTGATCGCCTCGCAGGTGTGGGACATGAATTTCGACAGCGACACCAATGTGATCGAAGTGGCGATCCGTCGCCTGCGCCTGAAAATCGACGACCCGCACCCCAACAAGCTCATCCACACCGTGCGCGGCATGGGCTATGTGCTCGAAGAGCGCACGGAATGA